In Bombus terrestris chromosome 6, iyBomTerr1.2, whole genome shotgun sequence, a single window of DNA contains:
- the LOC100651879 gene encoding thioredoxin-like protein 4A — MSYMLSHLHNGWQVDQAILSEEDRVVVIRFGHDWDPMCMKMDEVLYNIAEKVKNFAVIYLVDITQVPDFNKMYELYDPCTVMFFFRNKHIMIDLGTGNNNKINWTLEDKQEMIDIIETVYRGARKGRGLVVSPKDYSTKYRY; from the exons ATGTCTTATATGTTGTCACATCTCCACAATGGATGGCAAGTGGATCAGGCAATATTATCTGAAGAAGACAGAGTAGTT gTTATTAGATTTGGCCATGACTGGGATCCAATGTGTATGAAAATGGATGAAGTTCTTTATAATATTgctgaaaaagtaaaaaattttgcTGTCATTTATCTAGTTGATATTACTCAAGTAcctgattttaataaaat GTATGAATTGTATGATCCTTGTACAGTTATGTTTTTCTTTCGAAATAAACATATAATGATTGATTTGGGAactggaaataataataaaataaactggACATTAGAGGACAAACAAGAAATGATTGATATCATTGAGACAGTCTACAGAGGTGCCAGAAAAGGTAGAGGTTTAGTTGTTTCACCAAAAGATTATTCTACAAAATATCGTTATTAA